A stretch of DNA from Oceanispirochaeta sp. M1:
TTATACTCATCTACGGCTTTTATTTCAGGATTTTCTTTTTTGATTGAATCGGGAGAGCGGAAGAAGAGACCTTTGTCCGCAGTCTTAATCATTGTGAGATCGTTGTATGAATCTCCGGCGGCTAATGTCTCAAAACCACTTGAATGGAAGGCTTCAATTGCTTTTTTCTTCCCGTCTTTCTGTCTGAGGCTGTAACCGGTGATTCTGTCTTTTTCATCAACAATCAGGGTGTTGCAGAAAAGGGTGGGCCACTCCAGTTTCTTCATAAGAGGAGATGCAAACTGATCAAATGTATCTGATAAAATTATCATCTGTGTCCGGGAGCGGAGAGCCATGCTGAATTCATAGGCTCCCGGTAATGGGTCCATAGTTGCGATAACTTCCTGTATATCTTTAAGTTTCAAATTATGTTCTTTGAGAATACCCAGGCGTTTATTCATCAGAACATCGTAATCCGGAATATCCCGGGTAGTAAGCTTCAGCTCTTCTATTCCTGTTTTCTTGGCAACATTTATCCATATTTCGGGGACCAGAACACCTTCCAGATCCAGGCAGACTAATTTCATTTTATAATTCCTCCAGGGGCAGATTGCGGATGCCTGATCATTGTAGCCTGTCAAAAGCAGCAGGACAAGTGGAGTGGCTCTCATGCATCAGTCCGGAGAATCAATTGAACATCAAAACTACTAAGGTCAGACCTTTCTATTGACCAATCTTATTCTTAAATGATAGATTCCCTTTTGATGAATATATTGAATCTGAACGTGGACACATACTGCCTTCAGCTTCCTATTTATAATATACCTATTCAGCCCTGATATTGTTATCAGGGCTTTTTTTTGGCTTTAGCAGAATCCTGGTTCTTCAGTGTGAACAGGAATCTGAAATAATAAATTATATGGAGGCTTTATGTCAGAAGTTAGAATAGACGTACAGGATAAACCTGTACTCAAAGAGTGGATACCCCTGAGTATCCAGCATGTTTTTGCCATGTTCGGTGCAACCGTTCTGGTTCCAATGCTTACAGGACTCAGTCCCTCAGTGGCTCTTTTTACATCAGGTATCGGTACACTCCTGTACATCTTTATCACAAAAGGTAAGGTTCCCGCCTACCTGGGTTCCTCGTTTGCGTTTATAGCCCCTCTGATCGCTATCAGCTCTTCCCCTGATTTCGGGGTTGCCTACGCACTGGGTGGATCCTTCTGTGTCGGTCTTTTCTATTGTCTGATCTCATTGATCATCAGCCGTTTCGGTATAGGTTGGATGGACAGACTTCTGCCCCCAGTTGTTATCGGTTCCATCATTATTGTAATAGGACTGAAGCTTGCCCCTGTTGCCATGGACATGGCTATGACCGGCGGTTCCGGTACATACAGCCTGGCACTCTTCAGTATCGCCATTGTAACCCTGGCAATAGCCGTTGTATCGTCAATTGTCCTTAAGGGATTTTTCAATGTGATTCCTATTCTTATCGGAATCATAGGCGGATATGTGTTTACACTGATTATGGGTGCATTCTTTCCCGCATATCATCTTATCGATTTCAGCGGAGTTAAGGCGGCTGCATGGTTCGGTCTGACCAAACCTGTAATGCCAAAGTTTCACTGGGTTCCCATCCTGACTTTTCTTATTGTCTCTCTGGCTACTATTGCCGAACATCTGGGAGACACCCTGGTGCTCAGTAAGGTTGTAGGAAGGGACTTCTATAAAGATCCCGGTCTCCACAGAACTCTTGCAGGTGACGGTATTGCAACCTCTTTTGCTGCTCTTTTCGGTGGACCACCCAATACTACCTACGGTGAGAATATCGGTGTAATGGCTATTACCCGTGTTTACTCTGTATGGGTTATCGGCGGTGCGGCTGTGCTTGCGCTTGTTCTTTCATTTATCCAGAAGTTCGGTGCCCTGATTCAGACTATTCCCGTACCTGTTATGGGTGGAGTCAGTATGATGCTCTTTGGTATCATTGCTTCTGCGGGTATCAGAACTCTTGTAGAGAGCGGTGTGGACTACGGTGAAAAGCGTCACCTGACAATATCTTCTGTAATCCTGGTTATCGGAATCGGCGGCGGAATGGTTAAGTTTCCCATCAACAGCGGACTCAATTTTGAATTAAGCGGTGTTGCTCTTGCTGCTCTTGTCGGTATAATTCTTAACCTGGTTCTTCCCAGGAGTCTGGATGATATTCCCGAAGAGACGGCAGAAGAGATGATTCAGGATAAACTGAATCAATAATCTCAAGGTATTCTGCAAAATAGACATTTTAATTGATTTTGCATAAATCATATATGATTATTAAAAAACCGGTTGCCCTGGGGCGCCGGTTTTTTTAGTATATAATCCATCTCCCAAGCTCAATACCTGTGGCATAACAACCGATGGTTATAGGGGAACTTTCTCTTAAAAATCGTATGATATTTTATGGGTTGTATGTTTAATATCGAAAAATTTGGAGTTAATCAATGCCTCTGATAATAGTAAGTATATTACTGGTCCTGAGTCTGATTCTGTTGTTTATAACCATTCTAAGAAGGGATAAAAGCATACATGCCATGGTTAAACGTTTGGAGGCAGGCAGGACGGGCAGTCCTCTTTCCAAAGAGAAAGTTTCTATTCCCTTTGTGGAACTCAGAGATGCTCTGGATCAGAATTCTCTGGCAGTGGGCAATCTTGTCCGCCAGCAGGAAGAAAGTATAAGCCGCAGTGAACGTGCGGGAATGCGTCTGTCCAGGAATATTGAAAAAGCCGTTATTTCTGCATCCCAGATCAGTATCAATACTGAGGGTAATCGGCAGAGTGCCTATAAATTATTTGAAAGTGTAACCGAAGGATCCGCTGCCATTGAGGAAATCCATGCCTCCCTGGGCAGTTTTAGAAAACAGAATGACAGACAGAACCAGTCTATCTCAGAGACCGCGGCCGCTATCGGGTCTATGAATGATTCCATACAGGAAGTTTCAGGTATTGCCTCCTCACGTCAGGAGAGAGTCAACCATCTTATCAAGGTAACCTCCGACGGAAGCGAAAAAATTCAGGAGAATGAAGAGGTTATCCGGAATATTCAGAAACAGGTAGATGATGTACTCTCCCTGATTACAGTTATTAATGATGTTGCTTCCCAGACAAATCTTCTTTCCATGAATGCCGCGATTGAAGCGGCCCATGCGGGAGACGCCGGGAAGGGTTTTGCCGTTGTAGCCGAGGAGATAAGAAGTCTGGCTGAATCAACTGCACAGAATTCCCTGAGTATTTCTGATACTCTGAACAAGCTTGTAGCCCAGATCAATAGGGCCGGTACTATCAGCCGTGAGAGCGGCGAGTCTTTCAGAGAGATTGAGAACGGTGCAGAAACAGTCTCTGAAGCCTTCACCGAAATACATAGAAATACGGATTCCCTTCTCAGCAGTTCAGAGCAGCTTTCACAGGCTACCAGGGACCTGCAGGAGATTTCTGCAGAGGCAACTGCCAGTGTCCATGAGATAGAGCTGGGCTCTGAAGATATAAATAAAGTTCTTCTGGATTCAAAGAGAATTGCCTCGGACCTGAGGGATGATATGCAGCAGCTTACCGATGAGTCCAGGGTCTCAAACTACAACCTGACAAAGGTCTCAGGATCTTATCTTAAAAGTAATGAAGCCATCCTTGAGATTATGGAAGCCCGTAGTCAGTATCTCGGGCAGAAGAACGAGCTTGAAAACAAACTCTTTATTTCTAATTTGATGGTGGCTCATGTTAACTGGATGGGACTGGCCAGATCCATCCTGGATGGAAAGCTGAATGAGAATGATATCAAAATCCTCGATGATAGACATTGCCGTCTTGGTAAATGGATCTACAGCCGTGGTGAAGAGTATATAGGAGACTCTGTTAAATATAATAAACTGAAGACTCTCCATAGCAGACTTCATGAAAGTGTTCACGAGATTGTAAAATTAAAAAATACCGGAAATTCTGCGGATGCTGAGATTGAGTTTCGTAGTTTGACTGAATTATCCCAGGAGATTGTTCAGATCATAATGACTCTGGGATACTCTGATTTTATCAGCTGGAATGATAATTTAAGTGTAAAAGTCAATGAATTTGATCAACATCATAAAAAATTATTGAAGCTGATTTCTGCACTCTTTGCCCGAATGGAGGAAGGATCAGGGAATGATGTACTTGCGAAGACTTTGAGTGAACTGATTGATTATACTGCATACCATTTCGGGGCCGAAGAAAAGAATTTCAAAGAGTATAATTATCCCGATTCTGAAGCTCATATTAAACAGCATAATATACTGGTAAGCAAGGCTAAAGATCTGCACCGGGGAATTACTGATAATGAGGGTGTACTGAGTATCGAGGTTCTTGATTTTCTGCAGGACTGGGTAGTTAATCATATTAATAAAACGGATAAAAAATATACAGAATTTTTTAAAGGAAAAAAGATCAGATTATAACTTCATTTTCAGTTGTACTGACCTTTTTGAGGTCTCTGAGGATCAGGGGTTTATGGAAATAATACCCCTGATAATACTCACATCCCTGAGCTTTGAGGATCTTGAACTGTTCTGCAGTTTCCACACCTTCCACTATGGTTTTTAATTCAAGTGCAGCAGCCAGATCAACTATTGTTTTTACAATAGAGACTGTCTGTTTGTTTTCCGTAATATCATCAATAAATGACTTATCAATTTTAATGACGTCAACAGGCATTTTCTGCAGATGCTGTAGGGATGAGTAACCTGTACCGAAATCATCCAGAGCCACAATAATTCCCAGACTGCGTAACTGATTCATCATGGTAAACACTCTGTTGTAGTTGCTTATAAAGGTTGTTTCCGTTACTTCTACTTGAATTTTTGATGTATCAACAGCATGGTATTCAAAGCTGTCCCTGATAAATTCATATAATCCGTTTGAAAAAAGTTGAGCAGGGGAGATATTGAGACTGATCACTGCATCGGGGAGAAATTCCCTTATAAGGAGATGGTCTTTAAAAAACAGATTCAGGATGAGCTCTCCCAGTTCGGGCATCAGTCCCGCTGCTTCTGCTACCGGAATAAACTCTGAGGGCGGTCTGGCATGTCCTGTGGCATGATTCCATCGAATAAGAGCCTCCAGAGAGCTTATTACTCCCTCACTGTTTACGATGGGCTGATACATAAGATGGAATTCATTATTTCTGATTCCCTCTTTAAGATTCATAACCATTTTGATCCGGTTTACCACTTCATCTTCCAGGCTTGTGTTGAAAACTGTCAGTCCTGTTTTAAAATGTTTGGCCTTTCTCAGGGCACTGGAACAGTTTTTCAGCATATCATCAACATTCAAAGTGTCTCCCATGCTTCTGAAAAGACCTGCAGAACAGTTCAGGGAATATGTATGGTTTTCGGTAATAATCGGTTCAGAAATCCATTTCTGAATAGTCAGTGTGGATTCAATGCATTTTTGTTCACTCTCAGAGAAAGGATTGAAAAATGCGAACTCGTCTCCACCGAAACGGTACACCGACATTCTCTGATTAAGACGTGAAATGAAAAGGTTGGCAATTTCACTGAGAATCTCATCACCTTCAGCACTGCCGAATGACTCATTGATATCTCTGAAATTATTAATGTTGATCAGGATCAGAGTGGAACCTTTCAGGCCCCCTGATTTTTTTATCTCTTCGGCATCTCTGAAAAAAGCATGTCGGTTGGATAAACCTGTAAGTTTATCTATATAAACCATGGAGTAGAGTCTCTTATCGCTTACCTGCAGCTTTTTCTGAGTCTCTTCTGTATCTCTGGCTCTCGTGAGGAACATTCTGAAAATCGCCCAGATTACGGAAACCGTAAATACCATAAGTCCCGTATTTGTTCTCGAATAGTCACCATAATTGAAAGGGGGAAAGAATGATCCAAAAAGGGTTTTGGAGATGGCAGAGCTGAAGAACAATATTGAAATAAGAATCCCCAGCATAAGGGTTCTCATCTCATTTGATCTATTTACTCTTCGTACCGCAGTTATAGAGGTCCAACCCATGTACAGAATCAGAGGAAAGAGAATCACTTCAGAAATCATATAGATGATACCCGGTTCTCCCCTGAATGCAGTCAGAGGTGAATCTTTGAGATGCCTGAGGCTATCGGTATAGAGTTCTGGAAGAAAGACGGCCGTTAACAGGAGAACTGCTGTCAGCACCTTGCAGGCAGTGAATACTTTTTTGTTAAACAATTCATATGACGGACTGACATCAAAATAGGAATCAATAAAATATGGGATGGCAATGAAGTATCCCAACCGGATTATCTGCTGAATATAATCAGTAATTAATGAGGCTTGGAAATGTCCTGTTCCATCGAAAAGAACAACCAGTATCTCAGAGATGTTATAGAGAAGAGACACAGAGGTCATGAATAATACTGATTGATATTTTCTTTCGGGGAAGCGGAGTGCTGTTGATAAAAAAAGCAAGAAACCACCGGATAAAAGACCGAAGGAGAAATAAAGAATAAATAGATTTAAATTGAAGGCCATTTGAGTACTGATTTTTCCTGTAAAAATACTATAAAATTTATTAAAAAATTTACTATTAAAAAAAATTGTTATTAAATTTTTATTTATTAAACAATTTATAGTATATTTAAAGTTAATAATTAAGATGAAAACTATCAATAAAGGAGATTTCTTATGGCTAGAGCTAAAAAAACAGAAGTATTTAAGAATCTATATGAAAAATTATCAATCGAAGAAATGAGAGTTCTTAGAACAGAATTGGATTATGCTATCAAAACTCAGGTACGGGAAGAGGAGAAGAAGGCTCAGGAAGAAGAAGCAACAAAACTGAGAGATACACTTAAGATTCATGATAAAATTAAGTTTCTGGTAAAGAAAGAAACCAAAGAGGGAGAGATAGTTACAATCTCTGTTGATAAGGTTCAGGTCATGATGACCGGCGGAATAAAGAAAACCGTTCTCTACCAGAAAATAATCAAATAAAATCATCTTTTAAGAAGCTGATAAATACTTTTTCAGGAAAAATAATTTCCTGAATCTTGATACCGCCGGCAGCTGTTTGCAGCCAGCGGTATTTTTTTTCTATAAACGAAAAACAACTCTTGTGGATTATCGATACGTGCTGCTAAAATGATACGTATATAAACAATAATACGTATTTATATATAAATACGTGCAGGAGTCTTGTCATGGCCAGAAAAATAACCCTTACAGTTCCCGATACCCTTTATAGTAAGATAGATCAATGGAGAACCGGTTTCAATCTTTCAAGGATTTTTCAGGACGCCATTGCCGAAGCCATACATAAAAAAGAGGCATTCCAGGAGCGTATAGCTGAAGATAACTCCCTGCCCGATATTATATCCCGCCTGAAGCAAGAGAAGGCCGGATGGGAGCGCAGTATTGCTGAACAGGCAGAGAGAGCAGGGGCTCTCTGGGCTTCCCGTGCCCACTATGAAGATCTGATAATTACGGTGAATACCAGTTCGGAACAGCTGTTCAAGATGCCTCAGATTCAGGCGCAGATTACAGATATTCTTAAACAGCTCAGTACTTTTCCGGATGTTTTCATAACTACGGTTCAGGATTCCTGGCTCAGGGGCGTACGGAATTTCTGGGATAGTGTGAGGGATAAATTATGAACGGATACATTCTCGGAATCGATGCCGGATCTGTATCCTTAAGTGCTGTACTCATTGATTCAGACGGAAGAATTATCAAAAGATTCAGCCGCGCTCATGAGGGAAATATCAAAGAGGCTCTGAGCTGTCTTGAAGATGAATTAGATTTAAACCTTATTACATCAGTGGCCCTTACAGGACGGCAGGGGGTGAGAATCAGGCACTCCCTTTATGTTGATTCAAGAATGGCATGCATCCGCTCCGTGGAACAGCGTTATCCGGAAGCCCGTTCCATACTGCTTGTGGGAGGAGAACAGTTTTCTCTTATCCGTTTCAATCGGGAAGGGGACTATGATTCTGTCAGAACCAACACATCCTGTGCCGCAGGTACTGGCAGTTTCCTTGATCAGCAGGCTGGACGACTTAATCTATCCGACAGCTCTGAACTGAGCCGGGTGGCCCTGGACAACAGGGATGAACCGCCTCTGGTGGCAACACGCTGTGCTGTTTTTGCCAAGACCGATCTGATTCATGCTCAGCAGGAGGGGTATTCCCTTTCGGCGATCAGTGACGGGTTATGCAGGGGGTTGGCAAAAAATCTGGTGGACACTCTTTTCAGGGACAATGATACGGAGGGACCTGTTCTTTTTACAGGGGGTGTTTCGGCCAATCAGGCTGTGGGCAGTCATATAAAAAACATGCTGAATCTACCCATGATTACCGATGCTCTTGGACAGTATCAGGGAGCCATCGGAGCTGCCCTTTGTCTCCTTGATGAATCTGCCGGTTTAGTGCCTGAGAAGCCTGCCTCTCTCTACCTGTCAGAAGAGAAGGACAGATCAGAGTTCTATCCTCCCCTGACTCTGCAGCTCTCCGAGTATCCGGATTTTAAAAGTTATAGAACTTGGGAGCAGGCCGTAATAGGACGTAAGGGGCAGCCCTTTGTGGAGGTGGATCTATACAGAGCGCTTCCCGAATCCCTTGAAACATATCTGGGAATTGATATCGGATCTACCAGTACTAAAGCAGTGCTCTGTGATCCCCGGGGTACTGTATACGGCGGATTCTATACACGCACATCCGGCCGGCCTCTTGAGGCTGTACAGGCGCTGTTTGAAGCAGTAACACTGGCCGCAGAATCTGAAAACTGCCGGCTTCTTATTCGAGGGAGCGGCACCACAGGTTCGGGGCGGAAGTTTATCGGCAATCTTATTTCTGCGGATATCGTCCTTGATGAGATAAGTGCCCATGCCAGAGCGGCTGTAGAGCTGGACCCTGAGGTTGATACCATTCTGGAAATCGGGGGACAGGATGCTAAATTTACAACCCTGAAAAACGGCAGAGTCACCTTATCGGTTATGAACAATGTCTGTGCTGCCGGAACAGGCAGTTTTCTGGAAGAGCAGGCTTCCCGTCTGGGACTGTCAGTAAGGGATTATGCTTCTATGACAGACGGGCAGAGAGCCCCTCTTGTCAGTGACCGCTGCACGGTTTTTATGGAGAGGGATATCAATCATCTTCTTTCTGAGGGCTGCTCTGTGTCGGAGGTACTCACGGCTGCACTTCATTCGGTGCGTGAAAACTACCTTAGAAAGGTTGCCGTTACAAGCGCTGTGGGAAAGAAGGTATTCTTTCAGGGAGCAACGGCAAAAAACAGATCACTTGTTGCCGCTTTTGAGCAGAAACTGAATCTGCCTATTCTGGTCTCCCCTTATTGTCATCTTACCGGAGCACTGGGTGCCGCACTGACCCTTATGGACGATTCTGTCAGTTCCGATGCCTTCTGTGGACTGGATCTGTATAAGCAGACTATCCCGGTCAGGCAGGAGGTCTGCACCCTCTGCGGCAATCACTGCAAACTTACTGTCGCTGATCTTGAGGAGAGGTCTGTCGCCTTCGGATTTCTCTGCGGACGGGATTATGA
This window harbors:
- a CDS encoding bifunctional diguanylate cyclase/phosphodiesterase, whose protein sequence is MAFNLNLFILYFSFGLLSGGFLLFLSTALRFPERKYQSVLFMTSVSLLYNISEILVVLFDGTGHFQASLITDYIQQIIRLGYFIAIPYFIDSYFDVSPSYELFNKKVFTACKVLTAVLLLTAVFLPELYTDSLRHLKDSPLTAFRGEPGIIYMISEVILFPLILYMGWTSITAVRRVNRSNEMRTLMLGILISILFFSSAISKTLFGSFFPPFNYGDYSRTNTGLMVFTVSVIWAIFRMFLTRARDTEETQKKLQVSDKRLYSMVYIDKLTGLSNRHAFFRDAEEIKKSGGLKGSTLILININNFRDINESFGSAEGDEILSEIANLFISRLNQRMSVYRFGGDEFAFFNPFSESEQKCIESTLTIQKWISEPIITENHTYSLNCSAGLFRSMGDTLNVDDMLKNCSSALRKAKHFKTGLTVFNTSLEDEVVNRIKMVMNLKEGIRNNEFHLMYQPIVNSEGVISSLEALIRWNHATGHARPPSEFIPVAEAAGLMPELGELILNLFFKDHLLIREFLPDAVISLNISPAQLFSNGLYEFIRDSFEYHAVDTSKIQVEVTETTFISNYNRVFTMMNQLRSLGIIVALDDFGTGYSSLQHLQKMPVDVIKIDKSFIDDITENKQTVSIVKTIVDLAAALELKTIVEGVETAEQFKILKAQGCEYYQGYYFHKPLILRDLKKVSTTENEVII
- a CDS encoding bacteriohemerythrin, whose protein sequence is MPLIIVSILLVLSLILLFITILRRDKSIHAMVKRLEAGRTGSPLSKEKVSIPFVELRDALDQNSLAVGNLVRQQEESISRSERAGMRLSRNIEKAVISASQISINTEGNRQSAYKLFESVTEGSAAIEEIHASLGSFRKQNDRQNQSISETAAAIGSMNDSIQEVSGIASSRQERVNHLIKVTSDGSEKIQENEEVIRNIQKQVDDVLSLITVINDVASQTNLLSMNAAIEAAHAGDAGKGFAVVAEEIRSLAESTAQNSLSISDTLNKLVAQINRAGTISRESGESFREIENGAETVSEAFTEIHRNTDSLLSSSEQLSQATRDLQEISAEATASVHEIELGSEDINKVLLDSKRIASDLRDDMQQLTDESRVSNYNLTKVSGSYLKSNEAILEIMEARSQYLGQKNELENKLFISNLMVAHVNWMGLARSILDGKLNENDIKILDDRHCRLGKWIYSRGEEYIGDSVKYNKLKTLHSRLHESVHEIVKLKNTGNSADAEIEFRSLTELSQEIVQIIMTLGYSDFISWNDNLSVKVNEFDQHHKKLLKLISALFARMEEGSGNDVLAKTLSELIDYTAYHFGAEEKNFKEYNYPDSEAHIKQHNILVSKAKDLHRGITDNEGVLSIEVLDFLQDWVVNHINKTDKKYTEFFKGKKIRL
- the thrH gene encoding bifunctional phosphoserine phosphatase/homoserine phosphotransferase ThrH gives rise to the protein MKLVCLDLEGVLVPEIWINVAKKTGIEELKLTTRDIPDYDVLMNKRLGILKEHNLKLKDIQEVIATMDPLPGAYEFSMALRSRTQMIILSDTFDQFASPLMKKLEWPTLFCNTLIVDEKDRITGYSLRQKDGKKKAIEAFHSSGFETLAAGDSYNDLTMIKTADKGLFFRSPDSIKKENPEIKAVDEYKDLLAAVNEFIDQ
- a CDS encoding solute carrier family 23 protein, which gives rise to MSEVRIDVQDKPVLKEWIPLSIQHVFAMFGATVLVPMLTGLSPSVALFTSGIGTLLYIFITKGKVPAYLGSSFAFIAPLIAISSSPDFGVAYALGGSFCVGLFYCLISLIISRFGIGWMDRLLPPVVIGSIIIVIGLKLAPVAMDMAMTGGSGTYSLALFSIAIVTLAIAVVSSIVLKGFFNVIPILIGIIGGYVFTLIMGAFFPAYHLIDFSGVKAAAWFGLTKPVMPKFHWVPILTFLIVSLATIAEHLGDTLVLSKVVGRDFYKDPGLHRTLAGDGIATSFAALFGGPPNTTYGENIGVMAITRVYSVWVIGGAAVLALVLSFIQKFGALIQTIPVPVMGGVSMMLFGIIASAGIRTLVESGVDYGEKRHLTISSVILVIGIGGGMVKFPINSGLNFELSGVALAALVGIILNLVLPRSLDDIPEETAEEMIQDKLNQ